AACTATAAAAGAATTTAAAAACAGATTGCATCACCTCAAGTGATTTTTAAGGAACTAAAACATAGTATCGAGAAGTAAAACGGTTGGATTCATTTAATTGAATATTACGGATCTAACAACAACAAAATAATATGACTTACAATATCAACGAGAAAGGTTATTACGGAGAATTTGGAGGCGCTTTCATTCCAGAAATGCTTTATCCAAACGTGGAAGAGTTACGTCAAAAATATTTAAAAGTTTTGGCGGAGCCTGACTTTCAAAAAGAATTTAAAGCTTTACTAAAGGATTATGTAGGCAGACCGTCTCCATTGTATTTTGCCAAGCGACTTTCCAAAAAATACAAAACCAAAATCTATTTAAAACGGGAAGATTTAAATCATACAGGTGCGCACAAAATCAATAATACTATTGGACAAATTCTTATGGCGCAACGTTTAGGCAAAAAACGCATTATTGCCGAAACTGGTGCTGGACAACATGGTGTGGCAACGGCAACCGTTTGCGCTTTAATGGGATTGGAATGCATTGTTTATATGGGCGAGATTGATATGGCTAGACAAGCACCAAACGTAGCAAGAATGAATATGCTTGGCGCTAAAGTAGTGCCTGCAACTTCGGGGAGCAAAACACTAAAAGATGCGACTAATGAAGCCATACGAGATTGGATTAATAATCCGGTAGATACACACTATATTATAGGTAGTGTGGTTGGTCCACATCCCTATCCAGATATGGTATCACGATTTCAAGCTATTGTTTCAGAAGAAATAAAATGGCAATTGCAAGAACATGAAGGTAGTCCGAATCCTAATTATGTTATTGCCTGTGTTGGTGGTGGTAGCAATGCAGCCGGTGCTTATTATCATTTTTTGGAGGACACCAACGTAAAACTAATTGCTGTTGAAGCTGCTGGAAAAGGTGTTCATACTGGTGAAAGTGCTGCAACATCGGCTTTAGGGAAAATAGGAATTATTCACGGCAGCAAAACTTTATTAATGCAAACTACTGATGGCCAAATAACAGAGCCTTATTCTATTTCCGCAGGATTGGATTACCCAGGTGTTGGCCCCATGCATGCGCATTTATATCAATCTGGTCGTGCAGAATTTCTAGCCATAACAGACAACGAAGCTATGGAAGCAGGTTTAGAATTATGTCAGTTAGAAGGTATTATTCCGGCTATTGAAACGGCTCATGCCTTGGCTGTATTTAAAACGAAGTCATTCCAACCCGATGATATAGTTGTATTAAGCCTTTCCGGTCGTGGTGATAAAGATTTAAGCACGTATAGCGATTATTTTAATTTATAAATGAAATTCATGAATAGAATCAATCAAAAATTACAGGAAAACAAAAAGCTATTATCCATCTATTTTTCAGCCGGTTACCCCAA
Above is a window of Bizionia sp. M204 DNA encoding:
- the trpB gene encoding tryptophan synthase subunit beta yields the protein MTYNINEKGYYGEFGGAFIPEMLYPNVEELRQKYLKVLAEPDFQKEFKALLKDYVGRPSPLYFAKRLSKKYKTKIYLKREDLNHTGAHKINNTIGQILMAQRLGKKRIIAETGAGQHGVATATVCALMGLECIVYMGEIDMARQAPNVARMNMLGAKVVPATSGSKTLKDATNEAIRDWINNPVDTHYIIGSVVGPHPYPDMVSRFQAIVSEEIKWQLQEHEGSPNPNYVIACVGGGSNAAGAYYHFLEDTNVKLIAVEAAGKGVHTGESAATSALGKIGIIHGSKTLLMQTTDGQITEPYSISAGLDYPGVGPMHAHLYQSGRAEFLAITDNEAMEAGLELCQLEGIIPAIETAHALAVFKTKSFQPDDIVVLSLSGRGDKDLSTYSDYFNL